ACAACGACTTGCTTACCACCCGCTTTGCTAAGCAGAATGATTATTGGTTTCATGCGCGCTCTGTTTCCGGCTCTCATGTAGTCTTACGAGTTGAGAATTCTAAGGAAGCAGTACCAAAAAATATTCTAAAATCTGCCGCTGCACTTGCGGCGTATCATAGTAAAGCTAAAACATCCGGGCTTGCGCCTGTCTCCTTCACTCTAAAAAAATATGTCGTAAAGAAAAAAGGATTTCCTGCCGGCACTGTTCATTTACTCAAGGAGGATGTTTTATTAGTTAAGCCTGCAATACCTGCAGATGCGGAGTATGTTGAAAAAGAATAAAATTATTCATCAAAATTTATCGTTTAATTTAAATCGGAGGTACAATGGATCAGTTTAATCAACAAATGCCGGGACTAACACAAAGACAATATCAACCCATAACTATCGGCGATTGGGTTGTAACTTTCATAGTGACGGCTATTCCATTAGTCGGCTTCATCATGCTTATTGTTTGGGCAGTGGGAACAGACACCCACCCAAGTAAAAAATCCTGGGCACAAGCAACATTAATTTTTATGGTGATCAGCTTAGTGCTCGTAATAGCATTCATTTTAGTAATCGGTTTTTCACTTTCAAGAATGATAGATGCAGATGGCGTTAAGTGGAGTAGTTAGTATATTGAGACTTCTGAAAATTCAAGTCTTGTCCCAAAGTGGGAATCCAGGAAGAAATCAATAGATTCCCGTTTTCACGGGAATGACATTTGGAATTTTTCAGAAGTCTCGATTAACAAAACTGCTGAAATTATTAAAACCTGCAAAAATTAGCGTTATTTGAACTTTTATGCGATTATTGAGACCCTCATGGAGACGCATGAGCCATTCATGACGCCCCATGAACCATTCCGCAGTCTCCATGAATCATTCATGAAGCTCCATGAACTATTCATCAACCTTCATGGATCATTCATGGAGCTCCATGAACCATCCCGCAACCTTCATGGATCATTCATGACGCTCCATGAAGCATTCCGCAGTCTCCATGAATCATTGATGAAGCTCCATGAGACATTCAATAATTCTCAAACTAATCAAATTCTTCGTTTTTAGTAGATCGAGCATACCAATATTGAACATTGGCAATCAACCTGAATTCATCTAATGAGTGAATGAGATTGAAGAAAGGAAAAAGCTTAGGTGCGTAATTCTAAAAGATTAGCCGTGAGATTTGACTGATTGGATTGAAGAAAGAATTTCGAGGAAGATGTTACTGCCTGTTTCAACTATTTCATCCGGTGGAAGGAAATGAGGATTGTGTAAACCGAACCTCTCCCCTTTTGATGTACCAAGCCAAAACATGAAAGAAGGAAATTTTTTCGAGAAGAAACCAAAATCCTCGCCGGTCATTTTGTAACCGCAGTTTATAAATTCATATTTAGTTGAAAGCGAATTACTGAGAAACTTAAAAAGCGATTGATCAATTATTACTTCAGGATAATGTGCGCCTTTAGTTAATTTGAAATCAACACCGGTGGAAATTTTTACTTCATTTAAAGTTGAATTTAATTTATCACAGAATGCGAGCGCAGCTTTTTCACTTAATGCTCTGATTGAACCTTCAATTCGTGCATCACCTGGTGCAATATTTCTAACAAAGCCGGAGGTTATTTTTCCAATTCCAAAAATAAATGGCTCGTCAATTTCTTTTGAAATACTATCAACCTTATCAAGGAATAATCTCATCGAATTGAAAGCATTTTTCCCTTCTTTTGGAAATGCTACGTGTGCACTCACCCCGATAAAATCAATATCAATTTCGAGCGCAGAAGCAAACAGAACACCTGGTGAAGAAGCAATCGTTCCGAAAGAATATTCATCAGTCACGTGAAGTGCAAATGCATTTTTTATTTTGAATTGATTAAAAATTCCTGTTTGATAAAACTTCATTGCCCCTCCCCCGCTTTCTTCTGCAGGCTGAAACAGGAATCAAATATTTTGATCAGGTTCAATTCGTAATACCGCTTCAATGAAAGAATAAAGAATTGAAGTGTGAACATCGTGACCGCAGGCGTGCATAAAATCATTTTCAGATTTAAAAGAAATATTCGTCTGCTCTTTAATCGGTAAAGCATCAATGTCAGCGCGGAATAAAATGAATTCGCCCTCATTGACTTTATATTCAACCAAAGCACCTGTGGCAAAAGGGGTATGTAATTTTAATCGTTTGTTTTTGTCAACAGCTTGAATACTGTTTATAATTAACCCGGTAGTTTGAAATTCCTGGTAAGCTATTTCAGGATTTTTATGTAGTTGATGCCGAAGCTGAATAGGGAGTAAGAGCAGTCATGTTCATCAGAAATTATTTAACCCAATGCTCGTGAAGCAACTGAATAGTTTTATTTAGCAGATCTTTATTAATCAATAAAGAGATACGGAAGGAAGTGGTTGAAACTCCAAATATGGAAATATTATTTTCTGAAAGAAGCTTTAAAGTCTCAACAATTATTCTACTCTCACGACTAAATCCTTCGCCAATCAGTGAAACTGCTGCGAGATGTTCGTCAATAGAAATTCTATCGCCAAAGGTTTTGTTAAGATGAGCTTCGATATTTTTCCAATTATGAATATTACTTTTTGAAATCAGGAAAGAATATTTAGAGATGTTGAGAGTTTCATCTTTTAAATAATTAAATTCTTTAATTGGAAAATCTAATTGGCTGATGAGAACAGAAATCTCATTTGTTGAATTTATTGTTTCGTCAAATTTAATAGTCACGCGAATAATATCCTGTTCGTGAACGATACCGATAACATCATTTTTATTATCACTTTCCAATTTTCTAATAACAGTTTCTTTTCTATCATCAAAAGTGCTTCTTGCATAGATTGCTATTTTAGATTCTTTAGCGAATTGAATTGCCTGTGCATTCAAAACCTTTGCCCCAGCCTCAGACATTTCCTGTATTTGTTGATAAGATAGTTCAGGAAGATGTTTCGCATCCTTCACAACATTTGGATCAGCAGAGTAAACACCATCAACATCAGAATAAATCTCACAGCGCTCAGCATTCAAAGCAGCAGCCATTGCAACTGCCGAAGTATCAGACCCGCCTCTGCCAAGCGTAGTAATATCACGCCGATAACTTACTCCTTGAAATCCGCCAATCACAACTACTTTTCCTTTTGCCAATTCATCCTGCACCCGGAAAGGACGAATCTCAATTACTCTTGCATCATTGTATCTGTCATTTGTAATTATCCCTGATTGTGAACCGGTGAGTGAGATTGCTTTTATACCCAAATCATTTAACGCAATACAAAGCATCGCCATTGTAATTCTTTCGCCGGTACTCAGAAGCATATCAAGTTCACGTTTATCAGGCGAAGCTGAAAAAGACTTCGCCATATCAATAAGCTGGTTGGTAGTCTTACCCATTGCAGAAACAACAACAACCACATCAAGCCCCTGATGTTTAACCGCTGCAACCATCGAAGCAATTTTTTTTAATTTATCAACATCCGATACGCTGCTTCCGCCATACTTTTGAACAATGATGCTCATGATAATTTTCTTAACTCTTCTATCAATTGGGTTTTACTGCGAGTTTTATCATCAACATTTTTAATAACTTTTGCCGGAACACCAACAACCACCTGATAAGGCTCAACGTTTTTTACTACAACCGAACCAGCCGCGACAACTGCCCCCTTTCCAACTTTAACTCCTTCAAGGATAACTGCGTTTGCTCCAATCAATACATCATCTTCAATGATTACTGGATCAGCGCTTGGCGGTTCGATTACGCCGGCTAATACAGTGCCTGCACCTATGTGACAATTTTTACCAACTACTGCTCTGCCGCCAACAACGACATTCATATCAATCATTGTTCGTTCGCCAATAACAGCGCCAATATTTAATACCGCCCCCATCATGATCACACAGTTATCTCCTATTTCGACTAGATCTCTTATCACAGCACCGGGCTCAATTCGCGCATTGTATTTTGTCAAATCTGCCAAGGGAATTGCTGAGTTGCGGCGGTCAATTTCAATTCGATGCTTTAAAATTATCGAATTATTTTTTTTTATAAATGATTCAAACTCAGAATATTCACAAAAAAGTACTCCACTTTCGGAATTTCCATAAAAATCTAATGCTTCAAAATTTATGTTAGCAAGATTACCCTGCAAAAAAACTTTGATGGGAGTTTTCTTTTTCGAATCTGCTATGTATTTAATTATTTCGAATGAATCCATAATTATTTTTAATCATATTTTTCGTTAAATAGAATTTCTTCAAAAGTATAAAAGCCCCGTTTTTTATCCATAATAAATTCAACGGATTTTAAAATACCTTCAGCAAAAGTTCGCCTTGAAAGTGCCGAGTGAGAAATCTTAAGTACCTCCCCCCAATGAACCAAATTGAATTTCATGTTCTCCGGCAACATTACCTAACCTTAGAGAAGAAGTATTTATTTTTTTAGGATCGAATAATGCCTGAATCATTTTTGCAGTGCCGGAAGGCTTATCTTTTTTAAATCGGTGATGAGTTTCCGTGATTTCAATATCCCAATCATTAAGATAATTTTTGGCTTGCTTAATTAGACGAAGCATTACTTGAACACCAATAGAGTAATTATAACTTTGAACAATCGGATATTGAAGTGACAATGTCTTTAAAGTTTTAATCTCCTCATTTGAAAGCCCTGTTGTTGCGATTATAAATGGGACTTCAAACTTACAAAGATAGTCAATACTTTTTGTAAAAACTTCCGGTAAAGAGCAATCAATTAATAATTCCGGTGTACCTTCTTTCCATTCGCCATCTATATCAAATGCAAAAACAAGTTGATGCCCATTTTCTGAAAACACACTGTGAACTTCTTTTCCAAGTTTTCCAGAAGCTCCAATTAAACCATATTTTATTTTCTTATTCATAGTTGAATTACTGAAAGTTTAATAATTCTTTATCCAAAATTGCTTCGCTGGACTGAGTGGTTTTAGCTAATGGAAGTCGAAGTACATTATTGCACAAACCCAATTTGCTCATTACATATTTTACCGGTGAAGGTGAAGTTTCGATAAATAGTTTATTCATCATCGCAAGATATTGATTATTTAATTTTTGTGCAGTGATTAAATCATGATTCAATAAGGCGTTTACGATCTCTTTCATCTGTCCTGGAAAAGGATTTGAGAATACAGAAATGACC
Above is a window of Ignavibacteriales bacterium DNA encoding:
- the dapD gene encoding 2,3,4,5-tetrahydropyridine-2,6-dicarboxylate N-acetyltransferase; translated protein: MDSFEIIKYIADSKKKTPIKVFLQGNLANINFEALDFYGNSESGVLFCEYSEFESFIKKNNSIILKHRIEIDRRNSAIPLADLTKYNARIEPGAVIRDLVEIGDNCVIMMGAVLNIGAVIGERTMIDMNVVVGGRAVVGKNCHIGAGTVLAGVIEPPSADPVIIEDDVLIGANAVILEGVKVGKGAVVAAGSVVVKNVEPYQVVVGVPAKVIKNVDDKTRSKTQLIEELRKLS
- a CDS encoding aspartate kinase; amino-acid sequence: MSIIVQKYGGSSVSDVDKLKKIASMVAAVKHQGLDVVVVVSAMGKTTNQLIDMAKSFSASPDKRELDMLLSTGERITMAMLCIALNDLGIKAISLTGSQSGIITNDRYNDARVIEIRPFRVQDELAKGKVVVIGGFQGVSYRRDITTLGRGGSDTSAVAMAAALNAERCEIYSDVDGVYSADPNVVKDAKHLPELSYQQIQEMSEAGAKVLNAQAIQFAKESKIAIYARSTFDDRKETVIRKLESDNKNDVIGIVHEQDIIRVTIKFDETINSTNEISVLISQLDFPIKEFNYLKDETLNISKYSFLISKSNIHNWKNIEAHLNKTFGDRISIDEHLAAVSLIGEGFSRESRIIVETLKLLSENNISIFGVSTTSFRISLLINKDLLNKTIQLLHEHWVK